Proteins encoded within one genomic window of Lysinibacillus sphaericus:
- a CDS encoding gamma-type small acid-soluble spore protein translates to MNNQNKTDVNQVKQQIQQAEANKLQASGSANAMDVEFGNEMDINQIKQQIQQAEANKKFASGRFANENNSK, encoded by the coding sequence ATGAACAATCAAAATAAAACTGATGTTAATCAAGTAAAGCAGCAAATTCAACAAGCAGAAGCGAACAAATTACAAGCTTCTGGTTCAGCGAATGCAATGGATGTAGAATTTGGAAATGAAATGGACATAAATCAAATTAAACAACAAATCCAACAAGCAGAAGCAAATAAAAAATTTGCTTCTGGTCGTTTTGCAAACGAAAACAATTCAAAATAA
- a CDS encoding class I SAM-dependent methyltransferase gives MKQNIYDNKTFFRKYQEIRAREHNYNNLLEQPNFLALLPPLKNKIVLDIGCGVGDFAAYCLELGAKYVTGIDISSNMIAHAKKHHVHDNLFFEQVAFEEMTVPAETIDFIGSSLAFHYIADFQLLIKKISTTLCEGGVLLFSIEHPIVSANMEKDNWITTAEGNLLYFAIDNYQLEGLRTQNWLVDNVVKYHRTLSTIVNTLIEHGLQIEKMVEPIPTKDAVSNLQNLNREFRRPSFLIIRAKKTNTHQNVSN, from the coding sequence ATGAAACAGAATATATATGATAACAAAACGTTCTTTAGAAAATATCAAGAAATACGAGCACGAGAGCATAATTATAACAATTTATTGGAACAACCCAATTTTTTGGCATTACTACCGCCACTTAAAAATAAAATCGTATTAGATATCGGATGTGGTGTAGGAGATTTTGCAGCTTATTGTCTTGAGCTCGGTGCAAAATACGTTACAGGAATTGATATTTCTTCCAACATGATTGCGCATGCAAAAAAGCATCATGTTCATGACAATCTATTTTTTGAACAGGTTGCATTTGAAGAGATGACAGTGCCTGCGGAAACCATTGATTTTATAGGAAGTTCTTTAGCTTTTCACTATATTGCAGACTTTCAGTTACTTATAAAAAAGATTAGTACCACGTTATGTGAAGGTGGAGTGTTGTTATTTTCAATAGAGCATCCGATTGTAAGTGCTAATATGGAAAAAGACAATTGGATAACCACTGCAGAAGGAAACTTACTCTATTTTGCAATAGATAATTATCAATTGGAAGGCTTACGTACGCAAAATTGGTTAGTTGACAATGTTGTGAAATATCACCGTACACTATCAACTATTGTAAATACACTTATTGAACATGGCTTACAAATCGAAAAAATGGTGGAGCCAATACCAACTAAAGATGCAGTAAGTAATTTACAAAATTTAAACAGAGAATTTCGGCGACCTTCGTTTTTAATTATAAGAGCCAAAAAAACAAATACTCACCAAAATGTAAGTAACTAA
- a CDS encoding pyridoxamine 5'-phosphate oxidase family protein, giving the protein MVEVRYKVREVLDQNKIDIFLKQARIGYLGMADGHLPYVVPLNFVWTNGLLYFHGATGGRRNQVMDENQEVCFTVCEEYGTITDPVPAKTDTAYMSVIVFGKAQHITDLDEATHMLQEMLNKYVPGYYNRPLSEQHVDKYRSAVFGGPVQVYRIDPQQMTAKENPIEVGKMFKS; this is encoded by the coding sequence ATGGTTGAGGTACGTTACAAAGTAAGAGAAGTATTAGATCAAAACAAAATTGATATATTTTTGAAGCAAGCTCGAATTGGGTATCTGGGAATGGCTGACGGTCATTTGCCTTATGTTGTTCCACTTAATTTTGTTTGGACAAATGGGCTGCTGTATTTCCACGGAGCTACTGGCGGAAGACGCAATCAAGTTATGGATGAAAATCAGGAAGTCTGCTTTACAGTATGTGAAGAATATGGAACGATTACTGATCCAGTGCCCGCAAAGACGGACACTGCGTATATGAGTGTTATCGTTTTTGGGAAGGCTCAACACATCACAGATTTGGATGAAGCTACACATATGTTGCAAGAGATGCTAAATAAATATGTGCCTGGTTATTATAATCGTCCTTTATCTGAGCAACATGTGGACAAATATCGATCAGCCGTTTTCGGTGGTCCAGTTCAAGTTTATCGGATTGATCCACAACAAATGACCGCGAAAGAAAATCCAATTGAAGTAGGGAAAATGTTTAAAAGTTAA